CGATGAGTGTGTCCATATGTTTTGCTTTCGTATGAATAGTTGTTAAATATTTATCCATTTTTTCCGGCGTATTTGCCACCCCATCTTTTATTCCTTCAACATACCCTATAATAGATGTAATAGGTGTTTTTAAATCATGAGAGATATTTGAAATGAGTTCTTTTCGATTTTCTTCATATTGCGTTTGTACTTCAATCGACTCTTTTAACTTCTTCCTCATTTCCTCAAACCCTTGATTTAACTGCCCAATCTCATCATGTGATGTAACTGGAATTTGAAAATCTAAATTTCCTTCTTTAATTCTCCCAGTCGCATCTTTCAATACAAAGATTGGTTTTATAACACTTCTTGAAACAAAATAACTTAATAGTCCAATGAGTAAAATGGCTAAAAGTAATAGCGACACGAATAAAATTGGAAATAATTTTTGTGTAAGGTCTACATACGAACTTTGCTCTTTTAGTACAAATATACTCCCTTTTTCCTTCTGCGGAAAATAAAAATCGAATTTTACATATCGATAAAATGTACCATTTACTTCCGTTGTGCCACGACTATTAATATTTGTTTCCTCAAATTTCGGAAGAGCTTCTTTCAAGTACAAACTTTCAAATACTTTTGAAGCATATGAAATTGTTTCTCCTTTTCTTACAACTATTTTCACATCCTCTTTTTCGATTGATGACACGAACGATTCATCTAATAATTGAGATTGATGCTGTTTGGCCGCTAATTTCAATTCAAGAAAAGCATTTTCTTCTTCTGCTGTTAACGGCTTTTGAATGTAAGAACTTTTGTAGAAATTTTTCACTGATTCCAAGTCACCGGTTATCGAAAAAACAATTAAAAACCCCGCAACTAATATAAGCGTAATGGAGACGAGAATAACCGCGATATAAGAAAATAAAAATCTTGTTTTAATAGACATAATTTAAATCCTCACTTTACCCCGTATTAACTGGCAGTAAGACTTCCACCTCAAAATTCGGAAGAAACAAAGAGGTTAGGCGAGAGTCAGACTGCCCGTAAAAACCCGATTGGTGTGGGCTCATAACCAGTGGGGGATAGAAAAAAAACACTGATTAAAGTTGCACTTTACCCAACCTTGTTATTCATAAGCATAAAAATATATTTCCTAATACTCAAGCGATTTTATAGTTATTTTAGCACCAGTTTATAAAAATTTAATGTTCCTATTTTACAGTTTAAATTAGGATGCCGAACTGCTTACAAAAGGAGGTTGAAATTCCATGTTCAAAAAGACATTCAGCATGATATGTTGCGTAATTTTTTTACAAGGATGCTCACAAGAACAAGAAGTTAAAAAGGAGATGACAAGTGACAAGCATGGAGACAGCGCTACTAACAGCTACTGAGAAAAAAGAAACTAATACTGTTATATCTTTACTAAAAAAGGGAGCAAATATAAATACAACGGATAGTAAAGGACGCACTCCACTTATGATTGCTACATATGAAAATGATATAAAAACTGCAAAAGCCCTTATTGATGCTGGAGCTGACGTAAACATCCAAGATGATATGAAAAACAATCCATTTCTATACGCCGGAGCAGAAGGTTATTTAGACATTTTAACACTAACGATTGATGCCGGTGCTGATCCTGCGCTTACGAATCGTTACGGCGGAACAGCACTTATTCCAGCCTCAGAGCATGGCTATATTGATGTTATAAAAGAACTCCTCACTCGAACAAATATCGATGTAAACCATGTAAATAACCTTGGATGGACCGCTTTAATGGAAGCCATTGTACTAAGTAACGGAGATGAAACACAACAACAAGTCATTCGTCTTCTTATTGAACACGGCGCAGATGTAAATATTCCAGACCATGATGGTGTTACTCCGTTGCAGCATGCTCGTACTCATAACTTTAAAGTGATAGAAAAGATTTTATTAGAAGTGAGTAAATAAAAGCTCATTTCCTATAAAAACTTATCATTTTCAAATCTATTTTTTGCCATTCTCCCAAGCCTATGCTACAGTTATTCCGTCACATAGCTACACGGCTAGACAACCTATATACATAATAAGGTGGGAAAACACATGAATAAACCTCGTATTGGAATGATTGGATTAGGTAGTATTGCACAAAAGGCTTACCTTCCAACATTGACAAAAGAAACAGACTGGACTTTTGTGGGAGCGTTTACACCTAATGTCGATAAAAGAAAACAAATTTGTGAGCAATATCGTATTCAAGATTTCACTAATCTGCAGGCACTGGCTTCAGAATGTGACGCGATATTCGTTCATAGTTCAACTGCAACACATTACGAAATCGTTTCTGAACTTCTCCAAAAAGGAATCGATGTTTATGTTGATAAACCGTTAGCAGCTACAGTGGAACAAGCTGAAAAACTAGTAGAAATGAGCGAAAAGTATAATCGCAAGTTAATGGTCGGTTTTAATCGTCGCTTCGTCCCTATGTATGTCGCTGCAAAAGAAGAGGCAAAGGATCTTTCATGGATCCGAATTGAGAAGCATCGTACAAATAAAGTTGGACCATACACATACGACTTTACGATGCTAGACGACTATTTACACATCGTAGATACTGCTCGTTGGCTAGCTAATGGCGACCTTAATGTCGTTCATAATATGATGCAAGTAAACGACGAGAATGAGCTTCTTTACGGACATCATACGTATACAAGTGCAGATGGCCTATTACTTTCTACAGCGATGCATCGCCACGCTGGTACAAATTTAGAACAAATTGAACTTGTAACAACCGGAAAAATTATTCGTGTAAAAAACATGAACACATTTGAAGTTGAACAAAATAATCGCACTTCACAAAGTGGTTCACCATCGTGGGAAACAACCTTAAAGCAGCGTGGATTTGAAGATGCTGTACACCATTTCATCGAATGTGTACAAGGTGATACAAAACCAGTAGTAGATGGCGTGGAAGGCTTAAAATCACAACAAATGTTACATTCTTTACTACAATCTACTAACTAAAAAATAAAACGGATACATTTTTCAGAATTTACTTTCATTCCCATTTCCCCTTTATTTCTATCACAAATTTCTATAAAATATGTTGATAGGAATTATAAATTTCATATTGAATCGTGGAAGGGATGGGAATAACACATGTGGAACGAGTTTAAAAAATTCGCCTTAAAAGGGAACGTAATGGATTTAGCTGTCGGGGTCGTAATCGGTGGTGCATTCGGTAAAATTGTTTCTTCATTAGTAGGCGATGTTATCATGCCATTAATTGGTCTACTACTTGGTGGAATAAACTTCAAAGGACTTTCCTTTACATTTGGTGGCGCAGTTGTAAAATATGGTGCATTTATTCAAACAGTTGTCGACTTCTTAATTATCGCATTCTCTATCTTCTTATTCATTAAACTGTTTAATAAACTAACGTTGAAAAAAGAAAAAGAAGAAGAAAAGACAGAAGAAATTCCAGAACCAACAAAAGAAGAAGTTCTTCTTGGCGAAATTCGCGACTTACTGAAGCAACAAAACTCTTCTAAAGATAGAGCATAATGAAATGAAAAAAAGGCATGCCCCATAGGACATGCCTTTTTTATATATTATAACGTTTCTGAATTCATATGAATAAATAAAATAATACCTGCAACCATGAGCACCATAATGCTACCAGCAAATAATGTAATTCCGATAAACATGAAACTCGTGCTCACATCAACTGATACACTTTTCGTAAAAATAGAAACTCCATACGTGATAAGGGCAATTCCTGCAAGAATACTTCCTGGAACAAATCGCTTCAAACCATTTTGTTTTAAAGTCATATATGCAAAAAAGGCAGTCATGCAAAGCGTAATTATCCAAAGAACGATCATCTCTTCTCCCCCCTCACCAGTCTTTTCTTTCTATTATACATGACATTGCCTTATAATAGTTGAATTTAATCTTATGTGACATATAACAAGAAATAACACCATATATAGCGAATGTCTTCCAACATAGGCTAAATACTAGGAAGGATTACAATTGGAAGATAATCATGTAGGTTACTTTAAACAAACAGAAAGATTTGATTATATTACAATCGACTTAGATAAGAAGTTTTTTTGCATTGAAGTAGTACATATAGAAACAAATACAGTATTGCTAAAAATATCGATTAACCTAGAAGACGATGAAACGATAGTAGAAGGTAATGTGCGGCAATACGATTCTTTTCGCTTGGATGATGTAGTACAAAGTTTCAAGCGTACTGCACAAATTTGTATTGAACACGATTTATGGAATACTGAAGAACTTTTCAATTTCTTGAAAACAAATTAATGTTAATCAATATTGTCCTGAATATGTAGAAAAATAAGAGCGCACAGCAGTAGCTGTGCGCTCTTATTTTGTTACTTCGTTGAATTTCTAAATTGAATGCGGTGAGGTAAAATAACTGTATGATCTTCTACCTTCTCTTTGTTCATATATTTTGTTAGTAGACGCATTGCTACTGCACCGATATCATACATTGGTTGTACAACTGTTGAAAGCTGCGGACGTACCATTAATGCAAGACGTGTGTTGTCAAAGCCAAGTACTTCTACATCAGTTGGTACATTTAATCCGGCATCTTGCGCTGCGTGAATTACACCTAATGCCATTTCATCAGAAGACACGAAGATTGCTGTTGGTTTTTCATCCATGCTCCAAAATTTTTCAAAGGCTTCTAAGCCTGAATCATATGTGTAATCTCCATCGATTACAAGATTTTCATCATATGAAATACCTGCTTCTTCTAAAGCTTTTTTATAACCTTGTAATTTCTTTGCGCTTCCTGCTTTGTCAACGAAAGGACCAGATACGAAACCGATACGCTTATGACCTTGCTCTAGGAAATGCTTCATTGCATCGTAAGCTGCTTGCGTATAATCAATATTTACTGATGGCGTTTCATTTTGCTCATCAAATGATGCTGCTAATACAATTGGTACTGGAGATTTTTTAAATTCTTCAATATGGGCATCAGTAATATCTTCACCCATGAAGACGATCCCGTCCACTTGTTTTCCCAGCATCGTGTTTAATAAATGGAACTCTTTCTCTTTATTTTGATCAGAGTTACTTAAAATGATGTTATATTTGTACATTGTCGCGATATCTTCAATTCCACGAGCAAGTTCTGCATAAAACGTATTTGAGATATCGGGGATAATAACACCTACTGTAGTTGTCTTCTTACTTGCTAGTCCACGTGCTACCGCATTTGGGCGGTAACCTAAACGATCAATTGCTTCTAATACTTTCTTTCTTGTTGTAGGCTTTACGTTCGGGTTACCGTTCACAACACGTGATACGGTAGCCATCGAAACGTTTGCTTCGCGCGCTACATCATAGATTGTTACGTTCATCTCTTCGCACACTCCTTCTATTTATGTTATCTATTTTTATGTATCGGTTCACTTGAATGAAAAAAAGACATCAACTCTATTTGCAGATGCCACCACTCGTCCCGAGTTCTTCCTTTTACTAATGATACGATAAAAACGCAGGCTCATACAATATTTTCCCGCAAAAGTTTCGAAAAAATTCGCTTCTTTTCTCGTATTTTCGTATTTTTTATGCAAAAAAGGACATTTTCTGTAAAAAGTCTATGCAACAAAAGGTTCCATAGACTACAAATTTTTTTATAATTTACTTCCGAATGCTTTTAATTCT
The DNA window shown above is from Bacillus clarus and carries:
- a CDS encoding Gfo/Idh/MocA family protein — encoded protein: MNKPRIGMIGLGSIAQKAYLPTLTKETDWTFVGAFTPNVDKRKQICEQYRIQDFTNLQALASECDAIFVHSSTATHYEIVSELLQKGIDVYVDKPLAATVEQAEKLVEMSEKYNRKLMVGFNRRFVPMYVAAKEEAKDLSWIRIEKHRTNKVGPYTYDFTMLDDYLHIVDTARWLANGDLNVVHNMMQVNDENELLYGHHTYTSADGLLLSTAMHRHAGTNLEQIELVTTGKIIRVKNMNTFEVEQNNRTSQSGSPSWETTLKQRGFEDAVHHFIECVQGDTKPVVDGVEGLKSQQMLHSLLQSTN
- a CDS encoding DUF3917 domain-containing protein, with the protein product MIVLWIITLCMTAFFAYMTLKQNGLKRFVPGSILAGIALITYGVSIFTKSVSVDVSTSFMFIGITLFAGSIMVLMVAGIILFIHMNSETL
- the mscL gene encoding large conductance mechanosensitive channel protein MscL, translating into MWNEFKKFALKGNVMDLAVGVVIGGAFGKIVSSLVGDVIMPLIGLLLGGINFKGLSFTFGGAVVKYGAFIQTVVDFLIIAFSIFLFIKLFNKLTLKKEKEEEKTEEIPEPTKEEVLLGEIRDLLKQQNSSKDRA
- the ccpA gene encoding catabolite control protein A, with the translated sequence MNVTIYDVAREANVSMATVSRVVNGNPNVKPTTRKKVLEAIDRLGYRPNAVARGLASKKTTTVGVIIPDISNTFYAELARGIEDIATMYKYNIILSNSDQNKEKEFHLLNTMLGKQVDGIVFMGEDITDAHIEEFKKSPVPIVLAASFDEQNETPSVNIDYTQAAYDAMKHFLEQGHKRIGFVSGPFVDKAGSAKKLQGYKKALEEAGISYDENLVIDGDYTYDSGLEAFEKFWSMDEKPTAIFVSSDEMALGVIHAAQDAGLNVPTDVEVLGFDNTRLALMVRPQLSTVVQPMYDIGAVAMRLLTKYMNKEKVEDHTVILPHRIQFRNSTK
- a CDS encoding sensor histidine kinase — translated: MSIKTRFLFSYIAVILVSITLILVAGFLIVFSITGDLESVKNFYKSSYIQKPLTAEEENAFLELKLAAKQHQSQLLDESFVSSIEKEDVKIVVRKGETISYASKVFESLYLKEALPKFEETNINSRGTTEVNGTFYRYVKFDFYFPQKEKGSIFVLKEQSSYVDLTQKLFPILFVSLLLLAILLIGLLSYFVSRSVIKPIFVLKDATGRIKEGNLDFQIPVTSHDEIGQLNQGFEEMRKKLKESIEVQTQYEENRKELISNISHDLKTPITSIIGYVEGIKDGVANTPEKMDKYLTTIHTKAKHMDTLIDELFLFSKLDLNRVPFQFETIELNMFMQDLIEEIQMDLSEEGIYICLQLLHASPLYVTADREKIKRVISNLIHNSVKYMDKEEKKITVTVSSNENKVTVKVMDNGSGIESETLPYIFERFYRAEQSRNSSTGGSGLGLAIAKQIVEEHGGKIWAESKLGESTSIFFSLEKVQECGE